One window of the Nicotiana tabacum cultivar K326 chromosome 4, ASM71507v2, whole genome shotgun sequence genome contains the following:
- the LOC107801127 gene encoding uncharacterized protein LOC107801127 yields MMKDLMSRKFDFQDLATVTLTQTCSVVVSRPIVEKLYDPGSFTIPCTIGIYAFAKALCDLGASINLMLLSIYKKLGIGRARPTSMLLQLANRMVKRPSGILDDVFVQFGRFVFLIDFGILYCKVDDEIPIILGRPFLATGRDLIDCEMGELKMRLNNEEITFNVQTSMRRPSEFANCSLLDMVDIIMEEDDEALNAKDHLQPAL; encoded by the coding sequence atgatgaaggacttgatgtctcgtAAGTTTGACTTCCAAGACTTGGCAACTGTCACATTGACACAGACTTGTAGTGTTGTTGTGTCAAGACCTATAGTTGAGAAGTTATACGACCCTGGAAGCTTCACAATTCCATGCACCATAGGTATCTATGCATTTGCCaaagcattgtgtgatttgggagcaagtataAATCTGATGCTATTGTCTATCTATAAAAagttaggcattggaagagcaaGGCCCACATCCATGTTATTGCAACTAGCTAACCGAATGGTGAAAAGGCCATCAGGTATACTTGACGATGTATTTGTGCAATTTGGAAGATTTGTGTTTCTAATAGATTTTGGCATTCTGTACTGCAAGGTTGATGATGAGATTCctataattttgggaaggccgttctTGGCCACAGGGAGAGACTTAATTGATTGTGAAATGGGGGAGCTAAAGATGAGGCTGAATaatgaagaaataacatttaatGTGCAAACGTCTATGCGCCGACCCAGCGAATTTGCAAATTGCTCTTTGTTAGACATGGTGGATATAATCATGGAGGAAGATGATGAGGCACTTAATGCAAAAGACCATCTACAACCTGCCTTATGA